Proteins encoded together in one Miscanthus floridulus cultivar M001 chromosome 16, ASM1932011v1, whole genome shotgun sequence window:
- the LOC136514076 gene encoding villin-1-like: protein MLMQDKPAVFRILSQVPFSRSSLDHKSVFIVDTPSKIFLFSGCNSSMQTRAKALDVVKHLKENRHSGRCEIAAIEDGKLVGDSDAGEFWNLFGGYAPIPRDLPDTVKEEPPTAPSKKLFLINKRNLVPLEAHLLDREMLNSDRSYMLDCSTEIFIWMGMTTLVSERKSSVTVLEDYVHSQGRSFNVVTFIMTEGHETVDFKLHFQHWPRNVELKLYEAGREKVAAIFKYQGYDVTEIPEDKPQQLISCNGSLKVWLVDRCCTNLLSTEDQEQLYTGDCYIIRYSYVEDGKDYHLFFAWSGKNSVKDDSMVATSLMSSMAGSVKGHPVVAQVFEGREPELFLSVFRSLIIFKGGRSAAYKNSVLQKNPRNGYHQKEGVALFRVQGLKHDCVQAIQVDLVASSLNSSHCYILQDNGLFLTWLGGLSSPNDHNILDMMMSKLCLMKQSLVVREGSEPDHFWKALGGRSEYSKEKCVKGWPADPHLYACRFEQGIFKVKEVFSFCQDDLATEETLILDCNDEIYVWVGLHSDITSKEQALNIGKMFLQDSAANGGRSIEKTLYAITEGDEPVFFRNFFSWDNSKQSSMVGNSFERKLAVLKGVSPKLETPDRSMRRLPSRRPGVSSEPTTPEHQHQQQLTARRAFGSASAGRFVRERSPAAAPPMSSPSPKIRSSSSTSSTPTAVARRLFPASVHASEAVHVVSTGTA, encoded by the exons ATGCTGATGCAAGACAAACCTGCTGTGTTTCGAATCCTGTCTCAGGTGCCGTTTTCACGGTCCTCTCTGGATCACAAATCGGTCTTTATTGTGGACACGCCGTCAAAGATTTTCCTTTTCAGTGGCTGTAATTCTAGTATGCAAACAAGAGCTAAAGCATTGGATGTTGTTAAGCATCTGAAGGAGAACCGACACTCGGGCAGATGTGAGATCGCGGCAATAG AGGATGGAAAGCTTGTTGGTGATTCTGATGCTGGAGAGTTCTGGAACCTGTTTGGAGGCTATGCGCCTATTCCTCGTGATTTACCTGACACAGTCAAGGAAGAGCCACCAACTGCACCATCCAAAAAACTTTTTTT GATCAATAAGAGAAACCTTGTTCCATTGGAGGCACATTTGTTAGATAGAGAAATGCTGAACTCAGACAGAAGTTACATGCTGGACTGCAGCACTGAAATATTCATATGGATGGGGATGACAACACTGGTTTCGGAGAGGAAGTCATCTGTTACTGTCCTAGAA GATTATGTGCACTCCCAGGGCAGGTCATTCAACGTTGTCACATTTATTATGACAGAAGGCCATGAAACTGTTGATTTTAAGCTGCACTTTCAGCATTGGCCCAGGAATGTTGAGCTAAAGTTATATGAGGCTGGCCGAGAGAAAGTGGCAG CTATTTTCAAGTATCAGGGCTATGATGTCACAGAAATTCCTGAGGATAAACCTCAGCAGCTCATCAGTTGTAATGGCAGTCTGAAG GTGTGGTTGGTAGACCGTTGTTGTACAAACCTCCTTAGCACTGAGGACCAGGAGCAATTGTACACTGGAGACTGTTATATCATACGGTACAGCTATGTGGAAGATGGAAAAGATTACCATCTGTTCTTTGCCTGGTCCGGTAAGAATAGTGTAAAG GACGATAGCATGGTGGCAACATCATTAATGTCTAGCATGGCTGGTTCAGTCAAAGGGCATCCAGTTGTG GCACAAGTTTTTGAGGGCAGAGAACCAGAATTGTTTCTCTCAGTGTTCAGGTCACTAATCATATTCAAG GGGGGCAGGAGTGCTGCATATAAGAATTCTGTTCTAcagaaaaatcctagaaatggaTATCATCAGAAGGAAGGAGTCGCCCTGTTCCGTGTTCAAGGTCTTAAACATGATTGTGTGCAGGCCATTCAAGTTGATCTG GTTGCAAGTTCACTTAATTCCTCACACTGTTATATTTTGCAAGACAACGGTTTGTTCCTTACCTGGTTAGGAGGCCTCTCTTCACCAAACGATCATAATATACTTGACATGATGATGAGCAAGTTGTGT CTGATGAAACAATCCTTGGTTGTCAGAGAAGGCTCTGAACCGGATCACTTCTGGAAAGCTTTGGGAGGACGATCAGAGTACTCGAAAGAGAAGTGTGTGAAGGGTTGGCCTGCAGATCCACATCTGTATGCTTGTAGATTTGAACAAGG TATCTTTAAGGTCAAGGAGGTATTCAGCTTCTGTCAGGACGACCTGGCAACTGAAGAAACATTGATTCTGGATTGCAATGACGAAATCTACGTTTGGGTTGGGTTACACTCGGATATTACATCCAAGGAGCAAGCTCTCAATATTGGCAAG ATGTTCCTTCAGGATAGCGCTGCTAACGGTGGAAGATCGATCGAAAAAACATTGTATGCAATCACAGAAGGGGATGAGCCTGTATTTTTCAGAAACTTTTTCAGCTGGGACAATTCAAAGCAATCATCT ATGGTTGGCAACTCATTTGAGAGGAAGCTGGCCGTCCTGAAAGGGGTCTCTCCAAAACTAGAG ACACCGGACAGAAGTATGCGCAGGCTGCCGTCGAGGAGGCCTGGGGTATCGTCGGAGCCGACCACACcggagcaccagcaccagcagcagctgACGGCGAGGAGGGCTTTCGGCTCCGCGTCTGCTGGGAGGTTTGTCAGGGAGCGCTCTCCAGCTGCCGCACCGCCAATGTCATCGCCATCTCCCAAAATCCGTTCCTCGTCCTCGACGTCGTCGACGCCCACCGCAGTGGCACGGCGGCTCTTCCCTGCCTCGGTGCACGCGTCGGAGGCCGTGCACGTGGTCTCCACGGGGACAGCTTGA